In the Rhizobium sp. Pop5 genome, one interval contains:
- a CDS encoding peptidase domain-containing ABC transporter produces MSSKAIKFKQRDITDCGAASLASVAAFYGYKLPLARIRQYASTDRSGTSVLGLTEAAQKLGFIAKGVKGGFDSLYKIPKPAIAHVVKEDLHHFVVVHAIDAKWVIVMDPALGEICKVPHQEFMEQWTGVLVLLVPADTFNRRDETTSPLARFARLLAPHRTVMAQALVGALVTTVLSLSTAIYVQKIVDHVIPAGNRNLLNLMSIAMLLILAIQILINLLRGRLVLQTGQKIDVCLILGYYNHILALPQKFFDSMRMGEIVSRMNDAVKIRSFLNDVSINMFVDILMILFSFGMMFIYSWNIALIVALAIPMYILVYWAINRMNRNLQRVIMENDAKLEAQLVESLGAVSTIKTSGVESFANFKMETRFVKMLHSVYSSGLISICGDNASTLLSVLFTIVLMWFGTTLALEQAVTPGELLSCYTLLGYITRPVARLIQTNRIVQDAFIAADRLFEIFELESASSSGIDATKTDLGDIRLENVTFRYGAQAEVFSDLSVSFRQGELTAVVGESGSGKSTLAALLQNVYQLEDGCIRIGQYALQDFSSASLHKVMAAVPQSIDVFSGSVIENIALGEFEPEFDKIVRICDRIGLRECIERWPGRFQAHLGENGVRLSGGEKQRLALARALYRDPDVLILDEATSSLDSAAEEFVLRVVEDLSRAGKTIIVITHRLSTVRGADNIVVLDKGRVIEEGKHADLVRTDGPYARLWRAPRS; encoded by the coding sequence ATGTCGAGTAAGGCCATTAAGTTCAAACAGCGTGACATCACGGATTGCGGCGCCGCCAGCCTCGCATCTGTCGCAGCCTTCTATGGCTACAAGTTGCCATTGGCGCGCATCCGCCAGTATGCGTCGACCGACCGCTCCGGTACGAGTGTGCTGGGGCTCACGGAAGCGGCGCAGAAGCTGGGCTTCATCGCGAAAGGCGTCAAAGGTGGCTTCGACAGCCTGTACAAGATCCCCAAGCCCGCTATCGCGCACGTCGTCAAGGAGGACCTGCACCATTTCGTAGTGGTCCATGCGATCGACGCCAAGTGGGTCATCGTCATGGACCCGGCCTTGGGCGAAATCTGCAAAGTGCCGCATCAGGAATTCATGGAGCAATGGACCGGCGTTCTGGTTTTGCTGGTTCCGGCAGACACATTCAATCGTCGAGACGAGACCACGTCGCCCCTCGCCCGATTCGCCCGCCTACTCGCGCCACACCGCACGGTGATGGCGCAGGCTCTCGTCGGCGCTCTTGTGACGACCGTCCTCAGTCTCTCGACGGCGATCTACGTTCAGAAGATCGTTGATCACGTGATCCCAGCGGGAAACCGCAACCTGCTCAACTTGATGAGCATCGCAATGCTGCTGATCCTAGCGATACAGATCCTGATCAACCTCCTAAGAGGCCGACTCGTCCTGCAGACGGGGCAGAAGATCGACGTATGCTTGATCCTCGGCTATTACAATCACATCCTGGCCCTGCCCCAGAAGTTCTTCGATAGCATGCGCATGGGAGAAATCGTGTCGCGCATGAACGACGCTGTGAAAATCAGGAGCTTCCTGAACGACGTTTCGATAAACATGTTTGTTGACATTTTAATGATACTGTTCTCGTTCGGAATGATGTTCATCTATTCCTGGAATATTGCTTTGATCGTGGCGCTCGCCATTCCAATGTACATCCTGGTATATTGGGCCATCAATCGGATGAATCGAAATCTCCAACGAGTCATCATGGAAAATGACGCCAAACTCGAGGCGCAACTGGTAGAATCACTCGGAGCTGTCTCCACCATTAAGACTTCCGGCGTCGAGAGCTTCGCAAACTTCAAAATGGAGACCCGCTTCGTAAAGATGCTGCATTCCGTCTACAGCTCCGGGCTGATCTCAATCTGCGGCGACAACGCCTCGACGTTGCTGTCGGTCCTGTTCACCATCGTGCTGATGTGGTTTGGAACCACGCTTGCGCTCGAACAGGCCGTCACGCCCGGCGAATTGCTGTCCTGCTATACGTTGCTTGGCTATATCACCCGGCCGGTCGCCCGCCTGATCCAGACCAACCGGATCGTTCAAGACGCGTTTATCGCGGCGGATAGACTTTTCGAGATCTTTGAACTGGAGTCGGCAAGCAGCAGCGGCATCGATGCTACGAAGACCGATCTCGGAGATATTCGCCTGGAGAACGTCACATTCCGCTATGGCGCGCAGGCGGAGGTTTTCAGCGATCTAAGCGTCTCCTTTCGCCAAGGAGAGTTGACGGCCGTCGTGGGTGAGAGCGGCTCGGGCAAAAGCACCCTTGCGGCTCTGCTGCAGAATGTCTACCAGCTTGAGGATGGATGCATTCGGATCGGCCAATATGCCCTCCAGGATTTCTCGAGCGCATCACTGCACAAGGTCATGGCTGCAGTACCGCAATCGATAGACGTCTTCTCCGGTTCCGTGATCGAGAACATCGCCCTGGGCGAGTTCGAACCGGAGTTCGATAAGATCGTACGCATCTGTGATCGAATAGGACTGCGGGAGTGCATCGAGCGCTGGCCCGGGCGGTTCCAGGCCCATCTGGGCGAGAACGGGGTTCGCCTCTCCGGAGGTGAGAAGCAGCGCCTCGCATTGGCTCGGGCCCTGTACCGGGATCCCGACGTTCTAATCCTTGACGAAGCGACCTCCTCTCTGGACTCGGCAGCCGAAGAATTTGTGCTGCGGGTTGTTGAGGATCTGTCTCGCGCTGGGAAGACCATCATAGTCATCACTCATCGGTTGAGCACCGTTCGTGGGGCGGACAATATTGTGGTCCTGGACAAGGGGCGGGTCATTGAGGAGGGAAAGCACGCTGACCTAGTGAGAACTGATGGCCCTTACGCTCGATTATGGCGGGCGCCAAGGTCGTGA
- a CDS encoding NifX-associated nitrogen fixation protein, translated as MSNVTPVPNNARLDEKDALATPFIKCLLRLMRAQDTFELWQEKSDTDLLCDFIVTRQQRRAIPLIGGPDLEVQWRLEIFYAAVALAIEEQSGLMASPVLTVNHEGFGRILLTAGRLVVLSKTLRDVHRFGFDNLQKLAEAGTGLVDNGLTTIKTYSDVARV; from the coding sequence ATGTCAAACGTCACCCCTGTCCCCAACAATGCTCGATTAGATGAGAAAGATGCTCTCGCCACGCCTTTCATTAAGTGCCTCTTGCGTCTGATGCGTGCTCAAGACACCTTTGAATTGTGGCAAGAGAAATCGGACACCGATTTGCTCTGTGATTTCATCGTGACGAGGCAGCAGCGTAGGGCGATTCCTCTCATCGGGGGACCTGACCTAGAGGTGCAGTGGCGGCTTGAGATCTTCTATGCCGCCGTAGCACTTGCTATAGAGGAGCAGTCCGGACTGATGGCGTCACCGGTGTTGACTGTGAACCATGAGGGATTCGGTCGGATATTACTCACGGCGGGGCGGCTCGTAGTACTCTCGAAGACGCTCCGCGACGTACATCGATTTGGCTTCGACAACCTCCAAAAGCTCGCCGAGGCGGGAACTGGCCTGGTCGATAATGGCTTAACAACAATTAAGACCTATTCAGATGTAGCGCGCGTTTAA
- a CDS encoding transposase translates to METTIEFLTTKKSGRDMHRHWPDEVKAQIVSESLRPGAMVNEVAERHGLKPNHLSTWRTMARQGKLVLPAPEDAVEFAAVIVDPPVSEPPIKKASRPEIIVGAVTIRLEEGASATRIAAVARALAVPA, encoded by the coding sequence ATGGAGACTACAATTGAGTTTCTCACGACCAAGAAGTCTGGACGTGATATGCATCGGCATTGGCCGGACGAAGTCAAGGCGCAGATCGTTTCGGAAAGTCTTCGGCCAGGCGCGATGGTCAATGAGGTCGCAGAGCGCCACGGCTTGAAGCCGAACCACCTGTCCACATGGAGAACGATGGCACGGCAGGGCAAGCTGGTTCTGCCTGCACCCGAGGATGCGGTGGAGTTCGCTGCGGTGATCGTTGATCCACCCGTTTCGGAGCCGCCGATCAAGAAAGCCAGCCGTCCCGAGATCATCGTCGGTGCTGTCACGATACGTTTGGAAGAAGGCGCGTCCGCCACCCGGATCGCCGCTGTCGCACGTGCCCTTGCGGTTCCGGCATGA
- the tnpB gene encoding IS66 family insertion sequence element accessory protein TnpB (TnpB, as the term is used for proteins encoded by IS66 family insertion elements, is considered an accessory protein, since TnpC, encoded by a neighboring gene, is a DDE family transposase.) has translation MIFPSNRVRIMVATKPVDFRKGHDGLAALVKNELHKDPFTGTVFVFRSRKVDRLKLIYWDGSGLVMAYKRLEEHTFTWPDIRDGLMTLGPAQFEALFAGLDWRRVRSIEARAVSTGAILLISAV, from the coding sequence ATGATCTTTCCATCGAACCGCGTCCGGATCATGGTGGCGACCAAGCCGGTCGACTTCCGCAAGGGGCATGACGGATTGGCGGCGCTTGTCAAAAACGAGCTGCACAAGGACCCATTTACGGGGACCGTCTTCGTATTTCGGTCACGCAAGGTGGACCGGTTGAAGCTAATCTACTGGGATGGCAGCGGTCTGGTGATGGCTTACAAGCGGCTGGAGGAGCACACGTTCACTTGGCCAGATATCCGGGACGGCTTGATGACCCTGGGACCTGCCCAGTTCGAAGCGTTGTTTGCGGGGCTCGACTGGCGTCGGGTCCGTTCCATTGAGGCGAGAGCTGTCAGTACCGGAGCAATACTCCTCATTAGTGCCGTTTGA
- the istA gene encoding IS21 family transposase — protein MIKLRETIMILDLHQQGLTVSAISRETGIDRKTVRKYIERGLEAPAYGPRKPRATVIDPFASYLRERVKSYPGLTGSRLFRELRERGYTGGYTAVTDFLRDVRPVASQGFEVRFETPPGEQAQVDFAQFHVVFTDEPMTPRIVWLFSMVLGHSRLIWARFVMHQNLPTVLRCHIAAFEAIGGAPREVLYDRMKTAVIGEGQTEGIVYNRALIDLARHYGFHPKACKPYRAKTKGKVERPFRYIREDFFLARSFRNLDDLNAQLRHWLDTVANPRKHATTLRVVNEAFAEERKHLRPLPLAPFKSVLKLERRVSREGMVSVGGNTYSVPDATRSRTVEVHSLADEVRIFENGVLIAAHPVLEGRKQRRVHPEHRRTLAPQHRSRTRDDAIVVKPAGDTVLQRSLAFYDAVGKVLAQENRP, from the coding sequence GTGATCAAGCTGAGGGAGACGATCATGATCCTGGATCTGCATCAGCAGGGGCTGACGGTGTCGGCTATTTCCAGAGAAACTGGCATCGATCGCAAGACGGTGCGCAAATACATTGAGCGAGGACTTGAGGCTCCGGCCTATGGTCCAAGAAAGCCTCGGGCGACGGTCATCGACCCGTTCGCTTCTTACTTGCGGGAGCGGGTCAAATCCTATCCCGGTCTGACCGGCAGTCGATTGTTTCGAGAACTGCGTGAACGAGGCTATACCGGCGGCTACACGGCTGTGACGGATTTTCTCCGCGATGTACGCCCCGTTGCAAGTCAGGGCTTTGAAGTTCGTTTCGAGACGCCGCCTGGTGAGCAGGCCCAGGTCGATTTCGCCCAGTTCCATGTCGTCTTCACCGACGAACCGATGACGCCGAGGATCGTCTGGCTGTTCTCGATGGTGCTGGGTCATAGCCGCCTCATCTGGGCACGCTTCGTCATGCATCAGAACCTGCCGACCGTCCTGCGGTGTCATATAGCGGCCTTCGAGGCCATTGGTGGCGCTCCAAGAGAGGTGCTTTACGACCGGATGAAGACGGCCGTTATCGGCGAAGGCCAGACAGAAGGCATCGTCTATAACCGTGCCCTGATCGACCTGGCACGCCACTACGGTTTCCACCCGAAGGCCTGCAAACCTTATCGGGCCAAGACGAAGGGCAAGGTCGAGAGACCCTTTCGCTATATCCGCGAAGACTTCTTCCTCGCCCGTTCGTTTCGCAACCTCGATGATCTGAACGCCCAGCTCCGGCACTGGCTGGATACCGTCGCCAATCCAAGGAAGCATGCCACGACCCTGCGTGTCGTCAATGAAGCCTTCGCCGAGGAGCGGAAGCACCTGCGACCGTTACCGCTGGCTCCGTTCAAATCCGTTCTGAAGCTGGAGCGCCGGGTATCGCGGGAGGGAATGGTCAGCGTCGGCGGCAACACCTATAGCGTTCCGGATGCTACGCGAAGCCGAACGGTGGAAGTCCATTCTCTCGCTGACGAGGTCCGCATCTTCGAGAACGGCGTGCTGATCGCAGCCCATCCCGTCCTGGAGGGCCGCAAACAGCGCCGAGTTCATCCTGAGCATCGACGAACACTCGCGCCGCAACATCGGTCCAGGACGCGCGACGACGCCATTGTCGTCAAGCCCGCCGGCGACACCGTGCTTCAGAGATCTCTCGCCTTCTACGATGCCGTCGGCAAAGTCCTGGCACAGGAGAATCGCCCATGA